One part of the Salvelinus fontinalis isolate EN_2023a chromosome 4, ASM2944872v1, whole genome shotgun sequence genome encodes these proteins:
- the nf2a gene encoding NF2, moesin-ezrin-radixin like (MERLIN) tumor suppressor a isoform X3 produces MASALAAKMGLMSLRRKQAKNFNVRITTMDADMEFSCEVKWKGKDLFDLVCRALGLRETWFFGFQYDVKDTVAWIKMDKKVLDHDVSKEEPITLNFLAKFYPENAEEELVQDITQHLFFLQVKNKILEEEIYCPPEASVLLASYAVQAKYGDYDPNVHKLGFLAQEELLPKRVINLYQMTAEMWEERITSCYAEHRGRTREDAEMEYLKIAQDLEMYGINYFPIRNKKGTDLLLGVDALGLHIYDPDNKLTPKCSFPWNEIRNISYSDREFAIKPLDKKTDVFKFNSSKLRVNKLILQLCMGNHDLFMRRRRVDSLEVQQMKAQAREERARKRVERQRLEREKHLREVAERARDDLERRLIQLQDEAHMANDALLRSEETADLLAEKAQIAEEEAKLLSQKASEAEAEMQRIKVTAIRSEEERRMMEQKMLEAEMMALKMADESERRAMEADQLKQDLQEARDSERRAKHKLLEITSKSTYSGGVHGEE; encoded by the exons ATGGCAAGTGCCTTAGCAGCTAAAATGGGACTCATGTCATTGAGAAGAAAACAAGCCAAGAACTTCAATGTCAGGATCACCACAATGGATGCAGACATGGAATTCAGTTGTGAG GTCAAATGGAAGGGAAAAGATCTTTTTGATCTGGTGTGCCGGGCTCTGGGACTGAGAGAGACGTGGTTCTTCGGGTTCCAGTATGATGTCAAAGACACTGTAGCCTGGATCAAGATGGACAAGAAG GTTTTGGACCACGATGTGTCCAAGGAGGAACCAATCACCCTTAATTTCCTGGCCAAGTTTTACCCTGAGAACGCAGAGGAGGAGTTGGTTCAGGACATCACTCAGCATCTCTTCTTCCTACAG GTGAAGAATAAGATCCTGGAAGAGGAGATCTACTGCCCTCCTGAAGCCTCGGTGCTGCTGGCCTCCTATGCCGTCCAGGCCAAG TATGGAGACTATGACCCCAATGTCCACAAACTAGGCTTTCTGGCTCAAGAGGAACTCTTACCAAAGAGG GTGATCAACCTTTACCAAATGACAGCAGAGATGTGGGAGGAGAGAATCACTTCTTGTTATGCTGAGCATAGAGGGAGGACAAG GGAAGATGCTGAGATGGAGTACTTAAAAATAGCTCAAGACCTGGAGATGTACGGCATCAATTACTTTCCCATCAGG AACAAGAAGGGAACAGATCTCCTGCTGGGAGTGGATGCCTTGGGTCTACATATCTACGATCCAGACAACAAGTTAACCCCCAAATGTTCCTTCCCTTGGAATGAGATTCGCAACATCTCCTACAGCGACAGAGAG TTCGCCATAAAGCCTCTGGACAAGAAAACAGACGTGTTCAAGTTCAACTCCTCCAAGTTGAGGGTTAACAAGTTG ATCCTGCAGCTGTGCATGGGGAACCATGACCTGTTCATGCGGAGGAGGAGGGTGGACTCTCTAGAGGTGCAACAGATGAAGGCCCAGGCCcgagaggagagggccaggaaACGG gTGGAGAGGCAGCGGTTAGAGAGGGAGAAGCACCTGAGAGAGGTAGCAGAGAGAGCCAGGGACGATCTGGAAAGGAGACTGATACAGCTACAGGATGAAGCCCACATGGCCAATGACGCTCTG CTTCGTTCTGAGGAGACAGCAGATCTCCTGGCTGAGAAGGCCCAGATAGCTGAGGAGGAAGCGAAGCTGCTGTCCCAGAAGGCTAGTGAGGCCGAGGCCGAAATGCAGCGGATCAAGGTGACAGCCATCCgctcagaggaggagaggagaatgatggaaCAGAAGATGCTGGAGGCGGAGATGATGGCCCTCAAGATGGCTGATgagtcagagaggag
- the nf2a gene encoding NF2, moesin-ezrin-radixin like (MERLIN) tumor suppressor a isoform X4 codes for MASALAAKMGLMSLRRKQAKNFNVRITTMDADMEFSCEVKWKGKDLFDLVCRALGLRETWFFGFQYDVKDTVAWIKMDKKVLDHDVSKEEPITLNFLAKFYPENAEEELVQDITQHLFFLQVKNKILEEEIYCPPEASVLLASYAVQAKYGDYDPNVHKLGFLAQEELLPKRVINLYQMTAEMWEERITSCYAEHRGRTREDAEMEYLKIAQDLEMYGINYFPIRNKKGTDLLLGVDALGLHIYDPDNKLTPKCSFPWNEIRNISYSDREFAIKPLDKKTDVFKFNSSKLRVNKLILQLCMGNHDLFMRRRRVDSLEVQQMKAQAREERARKRVERQRLEREKHLREVAERARDDLERRLIQLQDEAHMANDALLRSEETADLLAEKAQIAEEEAKLLSQKASEAEAEMQRIKVTAIRSEEERRMMEQKMLEAEMMALKMADESERRAMEADQLKQDLQEARDSERRAKHKLLEITSKSTYSMHN; via the exons ATGGCAAGTGCCTTAGCAGCTAAAATGGGACTCATGTCATTGAGAAGAAAACAAGCCAAGAACTTCAATGTCAGGATCACCACAATGGATGCAGACATGGAATTCAGTTGTGAG GTCAAATGGAAGGGAAAAGATCTTTTTGATCTGGTGTGCCGGGCTCTGGGACTGAGAGAGACGTGGTTCTTCGGGTTCCAGTATGATGTCAAAGACACTGTAGCCTGGATCAAGATGGACAAGAAG GTTTTGGACCACGATGTGTCCAAGGAGGAACCAATCACCCTTAATTTCCTGGCCAAGTTTTACCCTGAGAACGCAGAGGAGGAGTTGGTTCAGGACATCACTCAGCATCTCTTCTTCCTACAG GTGAAGAATAAGATCCTGGAAGAGGAGATCTACTGCCCTCCTGAAGCCTCGGTGCTGCTGGCCTCCTATGCCGTCCAGGCCAAG TATGGAGACTATGACCCCAATGTCCACAAACTAGGCTTTCTGGCTCAAGAGGAACTCTTACCAAAGAGG GTGATCAACCTTTACCAAATGACAGCAGAGATGTGGGAGGAGAGAATCACTTCTTGTTATGCTGAGCATAGAGGGAGGACAAG GGAAGATGCTGAGATGGAGTACTTAAAAATAGCTCAAGACCTGGAGATGTACGGCATCAATTACTTTCCCATCAGG AACAAGAAGGGAACAGATCTCCTGCTGGGAGTGGATGCCTTGGGTCTACATATCTACGATCCAGACAACAAGTTAACCCCCAAATGTTCCTTCCCTTGGAATGAGATTCGCAACATCTCCTACAGCGACAGAGAG TTCGCCATAAAGCCTCTGGACAAGAAAACAGACGTGTTCAAGTTCAACTCCTCCAAGTTGAGGGTTAACAAGTTG ATCCTGCAGCTGTGCATGGGGAACCATGACCTGTTCATGCGGAGGAGGAGGGTGGACTCTCTAGAGGTGCAACAGATGAAGGCCCAGGCCcgagaggagagggccaggaaACGG gTGGAGAGGCAGCGGTTAGAGAGGGAGAAGCACCTGAGAGAGGTAGCAGAGAGAGCCAGGGACGATCTGGAAAGGAGACTGATACAGCTACAGGATGAAGCCCACATGGCCAATGACGCTCTG CTTCGTTCTGAGGAGACAGCAGATCTCCTGGCTGAGAAGGCCCAGATAGCTGAGGAGGAAGCGAAGCTGCTGTCCCAGAAGGCTAGTGAGGCCGAGGCCGAAATGCAGCGGATCAAGGTGACAGCCATCCgctcagaggaggagaggagaatgatggaaCAGAAGATGCTGGAGGCGGAGATGATGGCCCTCAAGATGGCTGATgagtcagagaggag